Proteins from a genomic interval of Niabella soli DSM 19437:
- a CDS encoding HlyD family secretion protein, with product MANEQATTVQEQSNESTQRKKRSPIFFVILALLVVVGGYFGIKAYVHGQHHEDTDDAQITANVSPVISKISGYIAEVKVNDNQFVHKGDTLVVLDTRDLKIALEQAEAALVTAKSNVASAEAGTEASRRNINTANAAVATADAQIEAAKVNVWRTSEDLKRYENLIKDHSITQQQYEQALAAKQTADRQLQVLQQQRNQAAAQTGAVSSQSKATSKQISVSDAMERQRAVDVDNAKLNLSYTVIVANADGIVSKVPVQVGQYIQAGAQLFSIVLNDEKWVVANFKETQLSRMVTGQKAEISVDAFPKHKFEGTVTSFSPATGSVSALLPADNASGNFVKVVQRLPVKIEFANKNDSLVKKLRAGMNVVVDVTLN from the coding sequence ATGGCAAACGAACAAGCAACCACGGTTCAGGAACAATCCAATGAATCGACTCAAAGAAAAAAAAGAAGCCCTATTTTCTTTGTAATACTGGCTTTACTGGTAGTTGTGGGCGGTTATTTTGGAATTAAGGCCTATGTTCACGGGCAGCATCATGAAGATACAGATGATGCCCAGATCACAGCAAATGTGAGCCCGGTGATCTCTAAAATATCTGGTTATATCGCTGAGGTAAAAGTAAATGATAACCAATTTGTACATAAAGGAGATACCCTGGTGGTGCTGGATACAAGGGATCTGAAAATAGCGCTGGAGCAGGCGGAAGCGGCATTGGTAACGGCAAAGAGCAATGTGGCGTCCGCCGAGGCCGGAACTGAAGCTTCCCGCAGAAATATTAACACAGCAAATGCAGCCGTTGCTACCGCAGACGCACAGATTGAAGCCGCAAAAGTAAATGTTTGGCGTACTTCAGAAGATCTAAAGCGTTATGAAAACCTGATCAAGGATCACTCTATAACACAACAGCAATATGAGCAGGCGCTGGCGGCCAAGCAAACGGCAGACCGCCAGTTGCAGGTATTGCAGCAGCAAAGAAACCAGGCGGCTGCGCAAACGGGAGCCGTGAGCTCTCAATCAAAAGCGACATCAAAACAGATCAGTGTTTCGGATGCAATGGAGCGCCAGCGCGCGGTGGATGTGGACAATGCAAAACTCAACCTGAGCTATACCGTGATCGTCGCCAATGCCGACGGGATTGTTTCAAAAGTTCCGGTTCAGGTGGGGCAGTACATACAGGCAGGGGCACAATTATTCAGCATTGTATTAAATGACGAAAAATGGGTCGTTGCTAACTTTAAAGAAACGCAATTGTCAAGAATGGTAACCGGGCAAAAAGCGGAAATCAGCGTAGATGCCTTTCCAAAACATAAATTTGAAGGCACCGTAACGTCCTTTTCCCCCGCAACGGGGTCTGTGTCGGCTTTGCTTCCGGCAGATAATGCCAGCGGCAACTTTGTAAAAGTAGTGCAGCGCCTTCCGGTAAAGATTGAGTTTGCCAATAAAAATGATTCTCTTGTTAAAAAGTTGCGGGCAGGAATGAACGTAGTGGTTGATGTTACGCTTAATTAA
- a CDS encoding TolC family protein, with protein MNTRITTIAVFLSVIMVFNNPLSAQDIKKLSLKEAVELGLQNSKHLKIDQAKIQEATAAVDEAKNHQLPDVKVTGSYMRLTNANVDLKAAKSGGGSSSGSSGGSSVPTISQAMYGIANVSLPLYAGGKIRYGIQSAKYLLEAVRLNEGNDKNAIAYNLTEAYANLFKSAQLIGVIQENLVASQHRDSNFLQLENNGLMARNDRLKAQLQTSDIELQLLEAQNNNAIANVNMDLLLGLPENTVIEVDSSFVNGITEAQPVTYYEAQAIQNRKDMQALDYQEKAAQTGIKAARADYFPSLALTGGYIAADIPKVLTITNAINGGIGVQYSLSSLWKTGATIRKAKAQAQELTASRDLLTDNIRLEINRDYQNALLAKKKIDVNAQSLIQAEENYRITKNKYDNSLVTITDLLDANASLLSSRIKLLNAKADAALASQKLLEASGTLIK; from the coding sequence ATGAATACAAGAATAACAACCATTGCCGTTTTTTTATCGGTAATAATGGTCTTCAATAATCCTCTTTCCGCGCAGGACATTAAAAAACTTTCTTTAAAAGAAGCGGTGGAGCTGGGCTTACAAAACAGCAAGCATTTAAAGATCGACCAGGCCAAAATACAGGAAGCAACTGCGGCGGTGGATGAGGCCAAAAATCACCAATTGCCCGATGTTAAGGTTACCGGCAGTTATATGCGTCTTACCAATGCGAATGTTGACCTGAAGGCGGCTAAATCCGGCGGCGGAAGTTCTTCGGGTTCTTCAGGAGGCAGCTCGGTTCCAACGATTTCGCAGGCTATGTATGGCATTGCGAACGTTTCATTACCGCTGTATGCCGGAGGGAAGATCCGGTACGGAATCCAATCAGCAAAATACCTGCTGGAAGCGGTACGCCTGAACGAAGGGAACGATAAGAACGCTATAGCCTATAATCTTACAGAGGCGTATGCAAATCTGTTTAAGTCGGCACAGTTGATCGGGGTAATTCAGGAGAACCTGGTCGCTTCCCAGCACAGGGATTCCAATTTCCTGCAATTGGAAAATAACGGCCTGATGGCGCGCAATGACCGTTTAAAAGCGCAGTTGCAAACATCAGATATTGAATTGCAATTACTGGAAGCACAGAATAATAATGCCATAGCAAACGTGAATATGGATCTGTTATTGGGACTACCGGAAAACACGGTTATAGAAGTGGATTCCTCTTTTGTTAATGGGATTACAGAAGCGCAGCCGGTAACCTATTATGAAGCACAGGCCATTCAAAACAGGAAAGATATGCAGGCCCTGGATTACCAGGAAAAGGCCGCGCAAACAGGTATTAAAGCCGCCCGGGCTGATTATTTTCCCAGCCTGGCGTTAACCGGGGGTTATATAGCTGCTGATATTCCCAAAGTGCTTACCATCACCAACGCGATCAATGGCGGTATAGGGGTGCAATACAGCCTGTCCAGTTTATGGAAAACGGGCGCCACCATCCGCAAAGCAAAAGCCCAGGCGCAGGAACTAACGGCCTCGAGGGATTTACTGACAGATAACATCCGGCTGGAGATCAACAGGGATTATCAGAATGCGTTGCTGGCAAAAAAGAAAATTGACGTAAACGCACAATCATTGATACAGGCGGAAGAAAATTACAGGATCACCAAAAATAAATACGACAACAGCCTGGTTACGATAACGGATCTGCTGGACGCTAATGCCTCCTTATTGTCTTCCCGGATCAAATTACTCAATGCAAAGGCCGATGCAGCGCTGGCTTCCCAAAAATTACTGGAAGCTTCCGGTACCCTGATTAAATAA